Sequence from the Deltaproteobacteria bacterium genome:
TCCATCAAGATTCCCAAAAAGCCGCCAGCTGGAGTTCCCAGGCGGGACATATATCTCGTCAGAGCCTATGAATACCCGGAAGACTGGGAAGGGTTGACCGACAAGGAAATCCAGCATCGCTTGCTGGCCACCCGGCTGCAGCTGCGGAAAATGGGTGAGGAGAAGCAGGACATGATCGTCTTCAGCTTCTGGCCGGACGTTATCATGATCAAAGAAATTGGCGATCCCATAACCGTGGCCGAATATCTACAGCTGGACCGCAGCGATCTCCAGGCTAGGGTAATGCTGGCCCAGGGTCGCCAGAACACCAACTATGCCATAAATCTCTATGCCTGCCATCCCTTCTTCATTCAGGGAGTGGCCACCATGACCAACGGGGAGAACACCGCCTTTGTTCCCATCAGGGAGTTTCTCATGTCCAGGGGCTTTCCAGGCTACATAGGCTACCAGTCAGACTCGGAGGTCTTCACCCACATTCTCCACTACAGCCTCTATCGTCTGGGCCTGGGCATCGAGTGGTACAAACACGTCATTACTCCGCTGCAGGACGAGGACCTGGAGGACCATCCCAATGGCTCCTTCCTCAAAGAGCTCAAACATTGCTGCCGCAAAATGATTATCGACGGGCCCAACTGCATCATGGGCTGCCTGCCGGACAAGACTCTCTTCGTGGTCCAGGATCGCAAAAAGCTGCGTCCCGCTGTGGTGGGAGGCAAACCCGGCCTCTACGTCATCTCTTCCGAAATGTGCGGCCTGGACGCTGCCGTGCCGGACAGGGACAAGAGCCTGGATTTTCAGCCCATGCATCTGGACACCGCCATTATCCGGCCCGATCGACAGGAGGTAAAGATATGTCGGCAAACGGAACCATTGCCCCCTCTTCACTGAGCATCAAGGATCTGCCCTGGCAGGTTCACTGGGACAGAGACCGCTGCACTCTCTGCGGCCGCTGCACCGCAGTGTGCCCGGTGCACGCCATAGAGCTGGATGTCTTTCGCCAGCGTCTGGTGGAGACTCCCCTGGGACTCACCCGGGAGCCCTCCAACGTCTACACCGTGCACTACGGCATCAGGCAGAAGACGGATCCCGCCCATGCCTGCATCGGCTGCGCCATGTGCAACCTGGTCTGCCCCAACGACTGCATTATGCCCTACCGGAGCGACGAGGCGGACAAGCTGCGCTACCACATAAACCGCGGTGGTCAACCTCGCCGCCGCGGCGGCCGGCGCAATGTGCCGGTTGGCATTCTCGACCAGATCAAGTTCACCCGCATCTCCATGCTCACCGACCCGGCCCTGGATGCTGGGCGGCACGAATTCGAGCTGCGCACCCTGCTCGGCAGAGTGCTGCCGCCGGAGAAAAACCTGGAGCTCCAGCGGCAGCAGGGCTGGATCCCGCCGGTGCGCGAGATCTACCCCCTGATGATAGGCTCCATGTCATTCGGCGCCCTGTCCCCCAACATGTGGGAGGGATTGCAGATGGGGGTGGCCTATCTCAATGAGGAGCTGGGAATGCCGGTGCGCATGGCCACGGGTGAGGGCGGCTGTCCACCGCGGCTGCTGCGCTCCCGCTTCCTCAAATACGTCATCCTGCAGATCGCCAGCGGCTACTTCGGCTGGGACGAGATCATCCATGCCCTGCCCGAGATGAAGGAGGACCCCTGTGCCGTGGAGATCAAGTACGGCCAGGGCGCCAAGCCTGGAGACGGCGGTCTGCTCATGTGGTACAAGGTCAACGAGCTCATAGCAGCAATTCGCGGCGTGCCTCCGGGTGTCAGTCTTCCCAGTCCGGCCACGCACCAGACCAAGTACTCCATCGAGGAGTCGGTGGCCAAGATGATCCAGTCCATGTACATGGCCTGGGGCTTCCGCGTGCCTGTCTATCCAAAGATCTCCGGCACCTCCACGGCCCTGGCCGTACTCAACAACCTCACCAGAAATCCCTATGCCGCCGCCCTCTGCATCGACGGCGAAGACGGCGGCACAGGTGCGGCCTACAATGTGTCCATGGACCACATGGGCTATCCCATTGCCAGCAACATTCGCGACTGCTATCTCAACCTGGCCAGGCTGGGCATGCAGAACGAGATCCCGCTCATCGCCGCCGGCGGCGTGGGCAAGCGGGGCAACCTGGCGGCCAATGCCGCCGCCCTCATCATGCTGGGGGCGAGTGCGGTGCAGATTAGCAAGTACATAATGCAGGCGGCAGCCGGCTGCATCGGCTCCGAGTCCGACCGCTGCAATGTCTGCAACGTGGGCCTCTGTCCCAAGGGCATAACCTCCCAGGATCCGCGCCTTTATCGGCGGCTGGATCCAGAGAAGGTTGCCGAGCGGGTGGTGGATGTATTTCTCTCTTTCGACACCGAGCTCAAGAAGATCATGGCGCCGCTGGGGCGCTCCACTTCCCTGCCCATTGGCATGTCCGACGCCCTGGGCATCAATGACAAGGCAGCAGCCGAACGGCTGCAGATCAGCTTCGTGGTCTGATGAGTCTTCTGGAGATGAGTATATGTATCAGAGTGAACATGAATGCTACCTGATTTATGGCATGGAAAACGGCCATCGGGTGGATTCACGCCTTCTGGAGGAGCGCATCCAGCAGGCAGTGGCTGAGGGCAAACGGTATCTGCAAATAGAGGCCTACGGCCAGCACGGCATAGGCGGCAGACTGTGGCGGGCCGGTGCGGAGCAGGTGTACGTGAGAACCACCGGCTCACCCGGCCAGCGGCTGGGCTCCATGGGCTTTGCCAACACTCTGGTGGAAGTCATGGGCCCTGCTTCCGATGACGTGGGCTGGCTCAACGGCGGCGCCGAGATCGTGGTGCACGGCCATGCAACCAATGGGGTGGCCAATGCCATGGCCCAGGGCAAGATCTACGTGGCCGGCAACATCGGCTCCCGGGGCATGACCATGACCAAGCACAACCCCCGCTTCGCTCCACCCGAACTGTGGGTTCTCGGCTCGGTGGGCGACTATTTTGCCGAATTCATGGCCGGCGGCACTGCGGTTGTCTGCGGCTATCGGCCGCAAAACCCGGAGAACGTCCTGGGCTACCGGCCGTGCGTGGGCATGGTGGGGGGCAGGATCTTCTTCAGAGGCCCCCACGGCGGCTTCAGTCAGAACGATGCCAAGCTGGTCCCCCTGAGCGAGGAAGACTGGCAGTGGCTCACGGAAAACCTGCGGATGTTTCTGGACAAGATCGACTGCAGCGAAATCTTCCAGGAGCTGGCGGAGCGCGACCAGTGGCAGCTGCTCGAGGCCAGAAGCCCCATGGAAAGGGCCGTCAAGGTCCGGCGGTCCATGAGCGACTTCCGCCAGGAGGTCTGGGACAGGGAGCTGGGCGCCGGCGGCCTCATCGGCGATCTGACTACTATTGACAGAAGTCCCATACCGGTCATCACTACGGGTGAGCTGCGCCGCTTCGTGCCGGTGTGGGAGAATGATGCCTATCTGCCGCCCTGCGAGGCAAGCTGCCCAACGGGCATCCCGGTGTACGAACGCTGGCGGCTGATCCGCGACGGCCGGGTGGACGAGGCAGTGGATCTGGCCCTGGCCTACACTCCCTTCCCGGCCACGGTGTGCGGCTATCTCTGCCCCAACCTGTGCATGCAGGGATGCACCCGCCAGTCAGCCGGCATGGCGCCGGTGGATGTCAGCCAGCTGGGCCAGGCGAGCCTCAATGCCAGGCTGCCTGAATTTCCGCCGATTACCGGCAAGCGGATCGCCATCATAGGCGGCGGCCCGGCCGGCATTTCAATGGCCTGGCAGCTGCGCCAGCTGGGTCACGAGCCTGTCATCTTTGACGTGGAAAAGAAACTGGGCGGCAAGATGAGCGGCACCATTCCCAAGAGCAGGCTCCCCGAAGAGATCGTCAATAAAGAGCTGGAGCGGGCCTGCCAGGCCATACCCCATATCCACCTGCAGCAGCGGCTCGAGCGCCAGGATGTTGAACAGCTCAAGGTGGACTACGAATTCGTGGTCATTGCTGTGGGGGCCCAGAAGCCGCGCCTGCTGCCGGTGCCCGGCAAAGAAAGAATGATCCCTGCCCTGGAATTCCTCAAGAGGAGCAGGGAGGACGACATCGAAGTGGGCGACCGGGTAGTGATCATCGGCGCCGGCAATGTGGGCTGTGACGCGGCCGCCGAGGCCCATCGTCTGGGCGCCCGGGACATAACTCTCATCGACATTCAGAAGCCCCTGTCATTCGGCAAGGAAAGGGAGGCTGCCGAGGCGGTGGGCGCTCGCTTCCGCTGGCCCTGCTTCACCAAGGCGGTGACCGCAGAGGGGGTAGAGTTGACCACTGGCGAACTGCTGCCGGCAGACACGGTGATCATCTCCATAGGCGACCAGCCGGACCTCGACTTTCTGCCGGACACGGTGAGAACCCACAGGGGCTTCATAGAAGTCAACGACATCTACCAGACCACAGATCCACAGATCTTTGCCATTGGCGATGCAGTGAGGCTGGGGCTGCTCACCGACGCCATCGGCGCCGGCCGCAAGGCTGCCAGGGCCATCAACGACATGCTGGCAGGAAAGCGGCCCACTGGAGACAGCCGCCAGATAATCGACCGCAACCGCATCAAGCTGGCCTACTTTGATCCCCGCATCCAGAGCTTCCAGGATGTGGAGCAGTGTGCCGCTGAATGCTCCTCCTGCGGTTCCTGTCGAGACTGCGGCATCTGCATCACCATCTGTCCTCAGAATGCCATTTCCAAAAAGGATGAGGGCAACGGCGATTTCGAGATGGTGGTGGATGCCGAGCTCTGCATCGGCTGCGGCTTCTGTGCCGGCGCCTGCCCCTGCGGCATCTGGACCCTGGTGGAAAATGACCCCCTGCAGGGCTGAACGGGGAGAGGGCTCTGGCAATGCTGGACTTTGCAGCCGTAAGGTGAGAATATACCGGGACAACAGGTGCGGTGAGACGACTCACTGTGTGGTGAAGGAGCAGACGGCTCTTTGCAACCTAGCGCTCGAGCTTCGCACCCCTCTAGATTCCGGCCGCAGATGCGGCTGGACTGTGGCAGGAATCCAGCTACAATGATCTGCAGCGTTCCTCTGGAGAACGGGTACATGCACCACGGTAATAATCTGGCCTTTGGGCCTCGTGCAGACCTGCCGTTCTCTGCCACAGGGGGGTGCGAAATTCGAGATATCAGGTGAATTTATGGAACAGGTAATACGTCAACTGGGTCAGCAGCGAAAGCGGTTGACCGAACCCAGCCAACTGGCTGACAGCGGCAGAATAACCGCGGTGGTTGAGGTGGCAGTGTTGTCCCTTTACAACCGCCTGACCAATCCAGTCAACCTGGACCCCCGGGAGGTGCGCCGCCATGGAGCGGTGGTGGCTTTCGGCGAGTTCGGCAGAAGGCACCTGGGGCCGCTGTCGCCGCTCTCCCTGCTGTTTCTGCAGGGGCCCAATTCTCCTCTGGGTGACAAGGATTGGCTGGAGGCCATTGCCCTGCCTCTGGAGCAGGCAGGCTGGCAGGTGAACTGCCAGATCGCTTCGGTGGAAGAGGCCGTAACCCGCGCCAGAGAAGAGCTTTTCTGGCTGCAAATGCTTCTGGACGGGCGATTCATCAGCGGTTCGCGGCCGCTGATGGATCATCTCCGGCAGCAGTTGGGCCAGGAATCTCGCCAGGGCTGCCGGTGGCCCTCGGTGCAGCAGCTGGCGGCAGACTGGCGCCAGCGGCAGAGAGCCCAGCGGGACCCCGACTATCTTCTTGAACCAGATCTCGACTACAGTGCAGGCAGCCTGGGAGAGCTCAACCGCATTCGCTGGAGCAGTGCACTGCTGTACGGAATGAACGGCTTCCAGCAGTTGGCCGCAACTGCCCCCGGGGTGTTCGCAGATCTCGGCAGTGCCGAGAACTTCCAGCTCAAAGTACGCAATTATCTGCAGCTGCTGCGCAACGCCTCAGACACCAGGCTGCGCTACCAGGACCAGGAGGAAGTGGCAGCCAGGCTC
This genomic interval carries:
- a CDS encoding glutamate synthase produces the protein MCRLFAMTSEEPQTPMMVIQALDVMREGHDGSGVGLFFTDLGGPFEQLNGAPILSGIFSNEGLKRLDRFMMDVGFMTKYKISIKIPKKPPAGVPRRDIYLVRAYEYPEDWEGLTDKEIQHRLLATRLQLRKMGEEKQDMIVFSFWPDVIMIKEIGDPITVAEYLQLDRSDLQARVMLAQGRQNTNYAINLYACHPFFIQGVATMTNGENTAFVPIREFLMSRGFPGYIGYQSDSEVFTHILHYSLYRLGLGIEWYKHVITPLQDEDLEDHPNGSFLKELKHCCRKMIIDGPNCIMGCLPDKTLFVVQDRKKLRPAVVGGKPGLYVISSEMCGLDAAVPDRDKSLDFQPMHLDTAIIRPDRQEVKICRQTEPLPPLH
- a CDS encoding 4Fe-4S binding protein; translation: MSANGTIAPSSLSIKDLPWQVHWDRDRCTLCGRCTAVCPVHAIELDVFRQRLVETPLGLTREPSNVYTVHYGIRQKTDPAHACIGCAMCNLVCPNDCIMPYRSDEADKLRYHINRGGQPRRRGGRRNVPVGILDQIKFTRISMLTDPALDAGRHEFELRTLLGRVLPPEKNLELQRQQGWIPPVREIYPLMIGSMSFGALSPNMWEGLQMGVAYLNEELGMPVRMATGEGGCPPRLLRSRFLKYVILQIASGYFGWDEIIHALPEMKEDPCAVEIKYGQGAKPGDGGLLMWYKVNELIAAIRGVPPGVSLPSPATHQTKYSIEESVAKMIQSMYMAWGFRVPVYPKISGTSTALAVLNNLTRNPYAAALCIDGEDGGTGAAYNVSMDHMGYPIASNIRDCYLNLARLGMQNEIPLIAAGGVGKRGNLAANAAALIMLGASAVQISKYIMQAAAGCIGSESDRCNVCNVGLCPKGITSQDPRLYRRLDPEKVAERVVDVFLSFDTELKKIMAPLGRSTSLPIGMSDALGINDKAAAERLQISFVV
- a CDS encoding FAD-dependent oxidoreductase; the protein is MYQSEHECYLIYGMENGHRVDSRLLEERIQQAVAEGKRYLQIEAYGQHGIGGRLWRAGAEQVYVRTTGSPGQRLGSMGFANTLVEVMGPASDDVGWLNGGAEIVVHGHATNGVANAMAQGKIYVAGNIGSRGMTMTKHNPRFAPPELWVLGSVGDYFAEFMAGGTAVVCGYRPQNPENVLGYRPCVGMVGGRIFFRGPHGGFSQNDAKLVPLSEEDWQWLTENLRMFLDKIDCSEIFQELAERDQWQLLEARSPMERAVKVRRSMSDFRQEVWDRELGAGGLIGDLTTIDRSPIPVITTGELRRFVPVWENDAYLPPCEASCPTGIPVYERWRLIRDGRVDEAVDLALAYTPFPATVCGYLCPNLCMQGCTRQSAGMAPVDVSQLGQASLNARLPEFPPITGKRIAIIGGGPAGISMAWQLRQLGHEPVIFDVEKKLGGKMSGTIPKSRLPEEIVNKELERACQAIPHIHLQQRLERQDVEQLKVDYEFVVIAVGAQKPRLLPVPGKERMIPALEFLKRSREDDIEVGDRVVIIGAGNVGCDAAAEAHRLGARDITLIDIQKPLSFGKEREAAEAVGARFRWPCFTKAVTAEGVELTTGELLPADTVIISIGDQPDLDFLPDTVRTHRGFIEVNDIYQTTDPQIFAIGDAVRLGLLTDAIGAGRKAARAINDMLAGKRPTGDSRQIIDRNRIKLAYFDPRIQSFQDVEQCAAECSSCGSCRDCGICITICPQNAISKKDEGNGDFEMVVDAELCIGCGFCAGACPCGIWTLVENDPLQG